Proteins encoded in a region of the Muntiacus reevesi chromosome 19, mMunRee1.1, whole genome shotgun sequence genome:
- the LOC136150683 gene encoding small integral membrane protein 15, producing MFDLKAWAEYVVEWAAKDPYGFLTTVILALTPLFLASAVLSWKLAKMIEAREKEQKKKQKRQENIAKAKRLKKD from the coding sequence ATGTTTGATTTAAAGGCTTGGGCTGAGTATGTTGTGGAATGGGCTGCAAAGGACCCATATGGCTTCCTTACAACAGTTATTTTGGCTCTGACTCCATTGTTTCTAGCAAGTGCTGTGCTGTCTTGGAAATTGGCCAAAATGATTGAGGCCAGGGAAAAggagcaaaagaagaaacaaaaacgtCAAGAAAATATTGCAAAAGCTAAACGACTAAAAAAGGATTGA